A window of Streptomyces sp. Je 1-332 genomic DNA:
TTGGCGAGGGCCTTCACGCTCGGCCGCGGGCGGTACTGCACCCTCAGCTCGGGCGAGAACCAGATGAGCCCGCCGGCCTCACGGATACGGAAGTTCAGCTCCCAGTCCTGGGCGCGGATGAACTCCTCGTTGTAACCGCCCTGCTGTTCCAGGGCCTCGCGGCGGAAGACGCCGAGGTACACGGTCTCCACCTGCTGGGCGGCGCCGCCGGTGTGGAAGGCCGCGTTGCCCACGCCGATCTTCGACGTCATGGCGGCGGCGACGGCGTGCTCCCAGTCGTTCTCGCCCTCGGCGTGCATGATGCCGCCGACGTTCTGCGCGCCGGTCTCCTGAAGGAGGCGTACGGCGGTCGCGATGTAGCCGGGCGAGAGGATGCCGTGGCCGTCCACGCGCACCACGATCGGGTGGCTGGAGGCCTTGATCGCGGCGTTCAGGGCCGCGGGCGTGCGGCCCGTGGGGTTCGGGACGGTCTGCACCTTCGCGCGGTGGCCCGCGGTCTCGGCGACCAGTTCGGCGGCGATCTCGTCCGTGCGGTCCGTGGAGGGGCCAAGCGCGACGACGACCTCCATCTCACCGTCGTACTCCTGCTCGAGGATCGCGGAGACGGCAGCACGCAGATGCCGTTCCTCGTTGAGCACCGGCATGATCACGGATACGGCAGGAAGCTGCTCGTCGGGCGTCGCGTTCATCGGCGCCACGTTACCGCGAATGGGGGACACGGGCGCGCGCCGCCCGGCCTGCTGCCCCGGGTCGCAGATCGTATGGGCCTACGGTTCTCGCAGTCCCCGGCCCCTCACGAGTCCTCCCCCCACCCGTCCGGCCAGGCCCGCCCGTCACCGCGGAGGTGTCCCCCCACGTGCCCACACCGCCCCGCCGCTCCTTCACCCCGCCCCCACGTGGCCCGCGCCCTCCT
This region includes:
- a CDS encoding glycosyltransferase family 2 protein, which produces MNATPDEQLPAVSVIMPVLNEERHLRAAVSAILEQEYDGEMEVVVALGPSTDRTDEIAAELVAETAGHRAKVQTVPNPTGRTPAALNAAIKASSHPIVVRVDGHGILSPGYIATAVRLLQETGAQNVGGIMHAEGENDWEHAVAAAMTSKIGVGNAAFHTGGAAQQVETVYLGVFRREALEQQGGYNEEFIRAQDWELNFRIREAGGLIWFSPELRVQYRPRPSVKALAKQYKDYGRWRHVVARYHEGSINLRYLAPPTAVCAIAAGVVVGALVTPWGFVVPAGYLAAITAGSLPAGKGLPLKARLQIPVALATMHMSWGWGFLTSPRSLAKKVIASRRPAVLSEA